From Larus michahellis chromosome 8, bLarMic1.1, whole genome shotgun sequence, one genomic window encodes:
- the NTHL1 gene encoding endonuclease III-like protein 1 isoform X2 has translation MCAAVSAGGGRVAARRLGGARGTAGVSQVHSTAGLPRRSRRRKSIAIAYESGQGDGAEQGTAEPQRPRWEPRDWRQQLEHIREMRRSRDAPVDEMGVERCYDSSAPPQVMRYQVLLSLMLSSQTKDQVTSAAMLRLRQHGLTVDSILQMDDATLGQIIYPVGFWRNKVKYIKQTTAILKEKYGGDIPRTVEELVQLPGVGPKMAHLAMNIAWDSVSGIAVDTHVHRITNRLKWVKKETRHPEETRVALEDWLPRDLWREINWLLVGFGQQTCLPVNPRCNECLNQDICPAAKRQ, from the exons ATGTGTGCCGCCGTCTCCGCCGGCGGTGGGCGGGTGGCGGCCCGACggctcggcggggcccgggggaCGGCCGGAG TGAGCCAGGTCCATAGCACAGCCGGCCTCCCGAGGcgcagcaggaggagaaagagcaTTGCCATTGCCTACGAATCTGGGCAGGGGGATGGTGCCGAGCAGGGGACAGCTGAGCCCCAGAGACCACGCTGGGAGCCAAGGGACTGGCGGCAGCAACTGGAGCACATCAGGGAAATGAGGAGGAGCAGAGATGCTCCCGTCGATGAGATGGGAGTGGAGAGGTGTTACGACAGCAGCGCACCTCCACAG gTTATGCGCTACCAAGTTCTCCTGTCACTGATGCTCTCCAGCCAGACCAAGGACCAGGTGACATCGGCTGCCATGCTGCGCCTGAGGCAGCATGGCCTCACAGTCGACAGTATTTTGCAGATGGATGATGCGACGCTTGGGCAGATCATTTACCCTGTAGGATTCTGGAGG AACAAGGTGAAGTACATAAAGCAGACGACAGCCATCCTGAAGGAGAAATATGGGGGTGACATACCAAGAACTGTGGAGGAGCTGGTGCAGCTGCCAGGAGTTGGGCCCAAAATGGCCCACTTGGCCATGAACATTGCCTGGGACAGTGTGTCTGGGATAG CTGTGGACACCCACGTGCACAGGATCACAAACAGGCTGAAATGGGTGAAGAAGGAGACCAGACACCCCGAGGAAACTCGGGTAGCGCTGGAGGACTGGCTGCCCAG GGATCTCTGGAGGGAGATAAATTGGCTCTTGGTGGGCTTTGGCCAGCAGACCTGCCTGCCCGTGAATCCTCGCTGCAATGAGTGCCTCAATCAAGACATTTGCCCAGCTGCTAAGAGACAGTGA
- the NTHL1 gene encoding endonuclease III-like protein 1 isoform X1, producing MCAAVSAGGGRVAARRLGGARGTAGVSQVHSTAGLPRRSRRRKSIAIAYESGQGDGAEQGTAEPQRPRWEPRDWRQQLEHIREMRRSRDAPVDEMGVERCYDSSAPPQVMRYQVLLSLMLSSQTKDQVTSAAMLRLRQHGLTVDSILQMDDATLGQIIYPVGFWRNKVKYIKQTTAILKEKYGGDIPRTVEELVQLPGVGPKMAHLAMNIAWDSVSGIESLGEHIAVPRGAVCFRSDGLGGSLPWKWAQARPRAGSRLHDAPLGSVAGSRAARSSRQMGLDHQLQGASGLPSLGAPGGRLIFQVYLLLDGGALGKQGMVPPDE from the exons ATGTGTGCCGCCGTCTCCGCCGGCGGTGGGCGGGTGGCGGCCCGACggctcggcggggcccgggggaCGGCCGGAG TGAGCCAGGTCCATAGCACAGCCGGCCTCCCGAGGcgcagcaggaggagaaagagcaTTGCCATTGCCTACGAATCTGGGCAGGGGGATGGTGCCGAGCAGGGGACAGCTGAGCCCCAGAGACCACGCTGGGAGCCAAGGGACTGGCGGCAGCAACTGGAGCACATCAGGGAAATGAGGAGGAGCAGAGATGCTCCCGTCGATGAGATGGGAGTGGAGAGGTGTTACGACAGCAGCGCACCTCCACAG gTTATGCGCTACCAAGTTCTCCTGTCACTGATGCTCTCCAGCCAGACCAAGGACCAGGTGACATCGGCTGCCATGCTGCGCCTGAGGCAGCATGGCCTCACAGTCGACAGTATTTTGCAGATGGATGATGCGACGCTTGGGCAGATCATTTACCCTGTAGGATTCTGGAGG AACAAGGTGAAGTACATAAAGCAGACGACAGCCATCCTGAAGGAGAAATATGGGGGTGACATACCAAGAACTGTGGAGGAGCTGGTGCAGCTGCCAGGAGTTGGGCCCAAAATGGCCCACTTGGCCATGAACATTGCCTGGGACAGTGTGTCTGGGATAG AGAGCCTAGGAGAGCACATAGCTGTACCCCGTGGAGCTGTGTGCTTTCGCAGTGATGGGCTGGGAGGAAGTCTGCCGTGGAAATGGGCCCAGGCCAGACCCAGGGCAGGTTCGCGCCTGCATGATGCTCCTTTGGGCAGCgtggctggcagcagagctgcccgCAGCAGCCGGCAGATGGGGCTGGACCATCAGCTGCAGGGTGCCAGCgggctgcccagcctgggggCCCCTGGGGGCAGATTAATATTCCAAGTGTATTTACTGCTTGATGGAGGAGCCCTGGGAAAACAGGGAATGGTGCCACCTGATGAATGA